The Montipora foliosa isolate CH-2021 chromosome 1, ASM3666993v2, whole genome shotgun sequence genome has a window encoding:
- the LOC138011113 gene encoding uncharacterized protein encodes MADIEAMFYQVRVTEEDRTFLRFLWWPEGSLDENLEEYQMVVHLFEAASSPACSNFALRKTAEDNRDHFPREVVSSVNKNFYVGDCLKSLPSTEEALQHASDLKCLLSRGGFRLTKWVSNSRRVLDVIPEAERAKEVKNLDLSKEDLPFERALGVRWCIETDTFGFKIDLKHSQPTPRGILSVVSSVYDPLSLVAPFVLPAKRLLQDLCRGKLGWDDAIPSK; translated from the coding sequence ATGGCGGATATTGAAGCGATGTTTTACCAGGTTAGGGTAACCGAAGAAGACAGAACCTTTCTCCGTTTCCTGTGGTGGCCTGAGGGTAGCCTGGACGAAAATCTGGAAGAGTATCAGATGGTTGTGCATTTGTTTGAAGCAGCTTCCTCTCCAGCATGTTCCAACTTTGCCCTGCGAAAGACGGCAGAGGACAACAGGGATCACTTTCCAAGGGAAGTTGTAAGCTCGGTTAACAAGAACTTTTATGTAGGCGATTGCCTGAAATCTTTACCATCAACTGAAGAAGCTTTACAACATGCAAGTGATTTGAAATGTTTGCTGTCAAGAGGTGGATTTCGTCTGACCAAATGGGTTAGTAATAGTCGCAGAGTCCTTGATGTCATCCCTGAAGCCGAGCGTGCCAAAGAAGTAAAGAACTTGGACCTTAGTAAAGAAGATCTACCATTCGAAAGAGCCCTTGGAGTTCGATGGTGCATAGAAACGGATACTTTTGGGTTCAAGATAGACCTGAAACATAGCCAACCCACACCAAGAGGAATCCTTTCGGTTGTGAGTTCAGTTTATGATCCTCTAAGTCTCGTTGCACCGTTCGTGTTGCCAGCCAAACGCTTGCTTCAAGATTTATGCCGGGGGAAGCTAGGATGGGATGATGCGATCCCCTCTAAGTAA